A window from Canis aureus isolate CA01 chromosome 23, VMU_Caureus_v.1.0, whole genome shotgun sequence encodes these proteins:
- the LOC144295404 gene encoding olfactory receptor 52A5-like translates to MFKLNGTIFMPPVLTLIGIPGLESVQFWIGIPFCAMYIIALFGNSLLLVIIKSERSLHEPMYLFLAMLGATDIALSTCILPKMLGIFWFHLPDIYFDACLFQMWLIHTFQGIESGILLAMALDRYVAICDPLRHATIFTHKLLTQIGVGVMLRAALLGAPCLILIKCRLKHFRTTVISHSYCEHMAIVKLAAEDIRVNKIYGLFVAFIILGLDIIFITISYIRIFITVFNLPQREARLKAFNTCIAHICVFLEFYLLGFFSFFTHRFGFHIPPYIHILLSNLYLLVPPLLNPIVYGVKTKQIRDRVSKIFHSKIPS, encoded by the coding sequence ATGTTCAAGCTCAATGGCACAATCTTCATGCCCCCGGTGCTGACACTGATTGGGATCCCCGGCTTGGAGTCTGTGCAGTTCTGGATTGGAATTCCTTTCTGTGCCATGTACATCATTGCTCTATTTGGGAATTCCCTGCTCCTGGTCATCATCAAATCAGAACGCAGCCTCCATGAGCCCATGTATCTCTTCTTGGCAATGCTTGGAGCAACAGACATTGCTCTCAGCACCTGCATCCTACCAAAAATGCTAGGCATCTTCTGGTTTCATCTGCCTGACATATACTTTGATGCCTGTCTCTTTCAGATGTGGCTCATACATACCTTCCAAGGCATTGAATCAGGAATTCTGTTGGCCATGGCCCtggaccgctatgtggccatctgtgaTCCCCTGAGACATGCAACCATCTTTACACACAAACTTCTCACTCAAATTGGAGTGGGAGTGATGCTCAGAGCAGCCCTCCTTGGAGCTCCATGTCTCATCCTCATCAAATGTCGGCTGAAACACTTCCGGACCACTGTGATCTCCCATTCATACTGTGAGCACATGGCCATTGTGAAGTTGGCAGCAGAAGACATTCGGGTCAACAAGATCTATGGTCTCTTTGTGGCCTTCATTATACTTGGTTTAGacataatttttataacaatCTCCTACATCCGAATATTTATAACTGTCTTCAATCTGCCTCAGAGGGAAGCTAGGCTCAAAGCCTTCAACACCTGCATTGCTCATATTTGTGTCTTCCTTGAGTTTTATCTCCttggtttcttctccttctttacaCACAGGTTTGGGTTCCATATTCCACCCTACATTCATATTCTTCTGTCTAACCTTTACCTGCTTGTCCCTCCTTTGCTCAATCCTATAGTGTATGGGGTGAAGACCAAACAGATTCGAGATAGGGTGTCCAAGATTTTCCACTCTAAAATTCCATCTTga
- the LOC144295403 gene encoding olfactory receptor 52A5-like, giving the protein MSKLNGTIFMPPVLTLIGIPGLESVQFWIGIPFCAMYIIALFGNSLLLVIIKSERSLHEPMYLFLAMLGATDIALSTCILPKMLGIFWFHLPDMYFDACLFQMWLIHTFQCIESGILLAMALDRYVAICDPLRHATIFTYHFLTQIGVGVMLRAALLVAPCLILIKCRLKHFRTTVVSHSYCEHMAIVKLAAEDIRVNKIYGLFVAFTILGFDIIFITLSYIRIFITVFNLPQREARLKAFNTCIAHICVFLEFYLLGFFSFFTHRFGFHIPPYIHILLSNLYLLVPPLLNPIVYGVKTKQIRDRVSKVFHSKDSS; this is encoded by the coding sequence ATGTCCAAGCTCAATGGCACAATCTTCATGCCCCCGGTGCTGACACTGATTGGGATCCCCGGCTTGGAGTCTGTGCAGTTCTGGATTGGAATTCCTTTCTGTGCCATGTACATCATTGCTCTGTTTGGGAATTCCCTGCTCCTGGTCATCATCAAATCAGAACGCAGCCTCCATGAGCCCATGTATCTCTTCCTGGCAATGCTTGGAGCAACAGACATTGCTCTCAGCACCTGCATCCTACCAAAAATGCTAGGCATCTTCTGGTTTCATCTGCCTGACATGTACTTTGATGCCTGTCTCTTTCAGATGTGGCTTATCCACACCTTCCAATGCATTGAATCAGGAATTCTGCTGGCCATGGCCCTGGACCGTTACGTGGCCATCTGTGATCCCCTGAGACATGCAACCATCTTTACCTACCACTTTCTCACTCAAATTGGAGTGGGAGTGATGCTCAGAGCAGCCCTCCTTGTAGCTCCATGTCTCATCCTCATCAAATGTCGGCTGAAACACTTCCGGACCACTGTGGTCTCCCATTCATACTGTGAGCACATGGCCATTGTGAAGTTGGCAGCAGAAGACATTCGAGTCAACAAGATCTATGGTCTCTTTGTGGCCTTCACTATACTTGGATTTGACATAATCTTCATCACCCTCTCCTACATCCGAATATTTATAACTGTCTTCAATCTGCCTCAGAGGGAAGCTAGGCTCAAAGCCTTCAACACCTGCATTGCCCATATCTGTGTCTTCCTTGAGTTTTATCTCCttggtttcttctccttctttacaCACAGGTTTGGGTTCCATATTCCACCCTACATTCATATTCTTCTATCCAACCTTTACCTGCTTGTCCCTCCTTTGCTCAATCCTATAGTGTATGGGGTGAAGACCAAACAGATTCGAGATAGGGTGTCCAAGGTTTTCCACTCTAAAGATTCATCTTGA